The following are from one region of the Nitrospinota bacterium genome:
- a CDS encoding HEAT repeat domain-containing protein gives MNRLKSFIFLIIFFPQMGIAESRPDTVVNKIRETSIKILYEAYKSERAFLRAAAARAAGESQDAELAPLLNKATEDVYPTTRLFALQGLQKVSTSEALKAARRMTEDTDIWVRSAAVEILGDEGGPEVVDEVRRFLKSYDVPVRMAASSGLVKHGEEKYLEDVLDPLTHPIPDRRYQAIGYLGKIGTEAVLPHLSELFNHAEPEMVFYSLKALEGKSTIEMLPKLRELLRSENPSIRQAAALAMSNMRVAEEDLIPLCADNDGMVKLSAALALNRMGSESCQIVFEELLKHTDYTVRSSTARVLGESKVPDRVRLLKIALEDKHSRVRTAAVRAVGMMGGPEAFPILAELLQDSLEVVRTYAAGNIIHLLR, from the coding sequence ATGAATCGATTAAAGAGTTTTATATTTTTAATAATATTTTTTCCACAGATGGGAATTGCGGAATCACGGCCGGATACGGTTGTGAATAAGATCCGTGAGACCAGTATAAAAATTTTGTATGAGGCGTATAAAAGTGAGAGGGCATTTTTGCGAGCGGCGGCGGCACGAGCGGCGGGAGAATCCCAGGATGCTGAGTTGGCGCCTCTACTCAATAAGGCCACTGAAGATGTTTACCCAACAACCCGTTTGTTTGCCTTGCAGGGGTTGCAGAAGGTTTCCACCTCCGAGGCCTTGAAGGCGGCACGCAGGATGACAGAAGATACCGATATTTGGGTTCGCAGTGCCGCAGTTGAAATATTGGGGGATGAAGGTGGGCCGGAAGTGGTGGACGAAGTGCGTAGATTTTTGAAGTCCTACGATGTCCCTGTACGAATGGCGGCATCTTCCGGGTTGGTTAAGCACGGTGAAGAAAAATATTTGGAAGACGTTCTGGACCCACTCACACACCCTATACCTGACCGCAGATATCAGGCCATAGGCTATCTGGGTAAAATTGGTACTGAGGCAGTTCTGCCTCACCTTTCAGAGTTGTTCAACCATGCAGAACCGGAAATGGTGTTCTATAGCCTGAAAGCTCTTGAAGGAAAATCCACAATTGAAATGTTGCCAAAACTCAGGGAGTTGCTTCGGAGCGAAAATCCATCCATTCGCCAGGCTGCTGCTTTGGCAATGAGTAATATGCGTGTTGCAGAGGAAGATTTAATCCCTTTATGTGCCGACAACGATGGAATGGTGAAATTATCGGCTGCACTGGCACTGAACCGAATGGGGTCTGAATCCTGTCAGATAGTGTTCGAAGAGTTGTTGAAGCATACCGATTATACTGTGCGAAGTTCTACCGCGCGTGTTTTAGGAGAATCGAAGGTTCCTGACCGTGTGAGGCTGTTGAAAATTGCATTGGAGGATAAACACTCTCGGGTACGAACAGCGGCGGTGCGTGCTGTGGGAATGATGGGAGGTCCTGAAGCGTTTCCAATTTTAGCGGAATTGTTGCAGGATTCTCTGGAAGTTGTCCGAACCTACGCGGCTGGCAATATTATACATCTATTGCGGTAA
- a CDS encoding glycosyltransferase, whose protein sequence is MNKVSVIIPTFNRGYCIAESIQSVLDQSYRDFELIVVDDGSTDNTTEVVCQFPKIKHIKLEENRGVSYARNIGLEQAEGEWIAFLDSDDLWQKEKLHAQVNYVECNPGCHAVYTDEIWIRNGVRVNAMNKHRKYSGDIFRYCLPLCIVSPSSVLLNADLLRNVGGFDESMSVCEDYDLWLRLSKRVPFYFIEEKLIIKRGGHVDQLSRKYWGMDRWRVQALEKLLLENDLKEEQKDWVLEMFHEKCGILVAGYSKRGKTQEAGHYQSLAAKYCARSSENLV, encoded by the coding sequence ATGAATAAGGTTTCTGTCATTATTCCGACATTCAATCGTGGTTATTGTATCGCTGAGTCGATTCAGTCGGTGCTGGATCAAAGTTATCGAGACTTTGAATTGATTGTTGTAGATGATGGATCAACAGATAATACAACTGAAGTGGTGTGCCAGTTTCCCAAAATCAAGCATATTAAACTGGAAGAGAATCGAGGGGTTTCCTATGCGCGAAACATAGGCCTGGAGCAAGCTGAAGGAGAATGGATCGCTTTTCTAGACTCAGATGATTTGTGGCAAAAAGAGAAACTGCATGCACAGGTGAATTATGTCGAATGCAACCCTGGTTGTCATGCGGTCTATACAGATGAAATCTGGATTCGTAATGGGGTTCGGGTTAATGCTATGAACAAGCATCGTAAATATTCCGGGGACATTTTTCGTTATTGTCTGCCCCTTTGTATTGTCAGCCCTTCTTCAGTATTGCTGAATGCTGATTTGTTGAGAAATGTTGGGGGGTTCGATGAGTCGATGTCAGTTTGTGAAGATTACGATTTATGGTTACGTCTTTCAAAGCGTGTTCCTTTTTATTTTATTGAAGAGAAGCTAATAATAAAACGTGGTGGACATGTTGATCAGTTATCGCGTAAGTATTGGGGAATGGATCGCTGGAGGGTTCAGGCGCTGGAAAAACTCTTGCTTGAAAATGATTTAAAGGAAGAACAAAAGGATTGGGTTTTGGAAATGTTCCATGAAAAATGCGGTATTCTTGTTGCTGGCTATAGTAAAAGAGGTAAAACACAGGAAGCGGGTCATTATCAGAGCCTTGCGGCTAAGTATTGTGCCCGCAGCAGCGAAAATTTGGTGTGA
- a CDS encoding polyprenyl synthetase family protein has protein sequence MDFRDVTQELKNDLTRVEKAINENYKSDVPLIPGISSYLMSCGGKRIRPILTLLGAKLCGRETDDTVVKHGCVVEYIHAATLLHDDVVDETTVRRGKETVNAKWGSDASILVGDFLISRAILILAQDCDRKIIQAVTEATKVLVEGGIHEYTEARNIKVSEKHILDVIHRKTGSMISVSARLGGLLANATEQQETAIISFGDDFGMAFQLMDDALDYNANEAVLGKPPGTDFKEGHVTLPLHHLYHNADRSLKREIEGFIKNENLTEKDLQYVLGHMHNHKSIEYTVNLARFYIDRAKSHLRKAHFPAPEYIEHFDAVADYIHSRHQPDVALKA, from the coding sequence ATGGATTTCAGGGACGTCACACAGGAATTAAAAAACGATCTAACCAGGGTCGAAAAAGCAATTAATGAGAACTATAAGTCAGATGTACCCCTGATTCCAGGAATCAGTTCATATCTTATGAGCTGTGGTGGCAAGCGCATCCGACCCATTCTCACACTGCTTGGGGCCAAGCTATGTGGACGCGAGACCGATGATACGGTTGTCAAGCACGGTTGTGTGGTCGAATACATCCATGCTGCCACACTCCTGCACGATGATGTAGTCGATGAAACCACTGTCCGTCGAGGCAAAGAAACCGTAAATGCTAAATGGGGGAGTGATGCCAGCATATTGGTTGGAGATTTCCTCATATCCCGTGCGATCCTGATTCTGGCACAGGATTGTGATCGAAAAATCATTCAGGCTGTTACTGAAGCTACAAAAGTTCTTGTCGAAGGTGGCATTCACGAATATACCGAAGCCCGTAATATCAAAGTAAGTGAAAAACATATACTTGATGTGATCCACCGAAAAACCGGATCCATGATTTCAGTAAGTGCCCGATTGGGAGGCCTTCTGGCAAATGCTACCGAACAGCAGGAAACAGCGATAATCTCTTTTGGCGATGATTTTGGCATGGCCTTTCAGTTGATGGATGATGCACTCGACTACAATGCCAACGAAGCAGTACTAGGCAAACCACCGGGAACCGATTTTAAAGAAGGGCATGTCACCTTGCCTTTGCACCACCTTTATCACAACGCTGACCGGTCACTGAAAAGAGAGATTGAGGGTTTCATTAAAAACGAAAACTTAACTGAAAAAGACTTACAGTATGTCCTTGGACATATGCACAATCATAAATCAATAGAATATACTGTAAATTTAGCAAGGTTTTATATTGATCGTGCCAAATCTCATCTTAGAAAAGCCCATTTTCCTGCCCCAGAATATATCGAACACTTTGATGCGGTAGCAGATTATATTCATAGCCGGCACCAGCCTGACGTCGCGCTCAAAGCTTAA
- the amrA gene encoding AmmeMemoRadiSam system protein A produces the protein MMPYHPLVDLAIRSVKHYLENGEFLPCPNPIPKEMQTQAGTFVSIKKNGLLRGCIGTISPKYDNIAEEVIKNAIKAAKEDPRFPAIKKNELNELTFSVDVLTPPEKIGNTKLLDVSHYGLIVKQGEKRGLLLPNLENIKTVEQQLKVCLKKGGIKEAENFELYRFKVNRYT, from the coding sequence ATGATGCCTTATCATCCATTGGTTGATCTTGCCATTCGTTCAGTTAAACACTATTTAGAAAATGGAGAATTCCTCCCCTGCCCCAACCCAATACCAAAAGAAATGCAAACCCAGGCGGGAACTTTTGTCTCAATAAAAAAAAACGGCCTGTTAAGGGGTTGTATTGGCACTATTTCACCGAAATATGACAATATCGCTGAAGAAGTCATTAAGAATGCTATCAAAGCGGCTAAAGAAGACCCCCGGTTTCCTGCTATAAAAAAGAACGAACTAAATGAACTCACCTTTTCGGTAGATGTTTTGACCCCACCAGAAAAAATTGGCAACACCAAGTTATTAGATGTAAGTCACTATGGGTTGATAGTAAAGCAAGGGGAAAAAAGAGGACTACTTCTACCAAACCTGGAAAACATCAAAACAGTTGAGCAGCAATTGAAAGTTTGCTTGAAAAAAGGCGGAATCAAAGAAGCAGAAAATTTCGAGCTTTACCGCTTCAAGGTTAACAGGTACACCTGA
- a CDS encoding HAMP domain-containing protein — protein sequence MFNFRDMTIGKKVGLGFAVLTLILMGVVLLTIQQVRTMEVTTKRVVELRTPTAHASLMMLNGMNHSLASLRGWILLGDPKFKTERSIAWKEQINPSLKLMHELAPRWTDPENKTRLKSIEEEINNIKMAQKKIEDIARSPENSPAQKILFNKAEPLEKFIVDTLSNMIKLGMKDNKTKKNKRLVEILANIETTTSLALERADEFLLSGKQEFKKESLENWRKNSEYRELLSRNINNFNKEQLKNIEFVQNKLDKFGPLLEEIIRIRSGEKWNLANYWLKTEAAPVAFRIKELLNDMTSVQEQLLENDVAEISRKTHFLIVLLVALFVTAALISGVLSANIARSISEPILEVCKMADELAHGNYEGKRLPASSRNELGSLSQSFNQLLDQLQKEKSENKD from the coding sequence ATGTTTAATTTTAGAGATATGACAATAGGCAAGAAAGTAGGTTTGGGTTTTGCGGTCCTCACCCTGATTTTAATGGGAGTTGTATTGCTCACCATTCAACAAGTGAGAACCATGGAAGTAACGACTAAAAGAGTGGTTGAGCTTCGAACCCCTACTGCTCATGCCAGTCTTATGATGTTAAATGGCATGAACCATTCGTTAGCTTCTTTGCGTGGATGGATTCTTCTGGGCGATCCCAAATTCAAAACAGAACGTTCAATAGCCTGGAAAGAGCAAATTAACCCTTCCCTAAAGTTAATGCATGAGCTTGCTCCGAGATGGACAGACCCAGAAAACAAAACCCGGTTAAAGTCTATTGAAGAAGAAATCAATAACATTAAAATGGCACAAAAGAAAATTGAAGATATCGCCAGAAGCCCGGAAAACTCCCCGGCTCAAAAGATACTTTTCAATAAAGCAGAACCTTTGGAAAAATTTATTGTCGATACCCTTTCTAATATGATCAAGCTGGGCATGAAAGACAATAAAACCAAAAAAAATAAACGGCTTGTAGAAATTCTCGCTAATATTGAAACCACAACCAGCTTGGCTTTGGAAAGAGCGGATGAATTTTTATTATCCGGCAAACAGGAGTTCAAAAAGGAATCCCTGGAAAACTGGAGAAAAAATTCTGAGTACAGAGAATTATTAAGCAGAAATATTAACAACTTTAACAAAGAGCAGTTGAAAAATATTGAGTTTGTACAAAACAAACTTGATAAATTCGGCCCTTTATTGGAAGAAATCATTCGTATACGTTCCGGTGAAAAATGGAATCTGGCCAATTATTGGCTAAAGACAGAGGCTGCCCCCGTTGCATTCCGAATCAAAGAACTTTTGAATGATATGACCTCGGTTCAAGAACAATTGCTGGAAAATGATGTTGCGGAGATTTCCAGAAAAACTCATTTTTTGATAGTCCTGCTGGTGGCTTTGTTTGTTACCGCAGCACTGATCAGCGGTGTATTGAGCGCAAATATCGCCCGCTCAATCAGCGAACCTATCCTGGAAGTATGTAAAATGGCAGATGAACTCGCACATGGAAATTATGAGGGAAAACGCCTGCCAGCTAGTTCCAGAAATGAATTGGGCAGCCTGAGTCAAAGTTTCAACCAGCTTTTGGATCAATTGCAGAAAGAAAAGTCAGAAAATAAAGATTAA
- a CDS encoding SulP family inorganic anion transporter: MGMPSNPTEVPKGNFNGFKSHFKHDILSGFLVFLIALPLCLGISLASGYPAVAGIFTAIIGGLVATFISNSELTIKGPAAGLIVIALGCVQEFGFTGGVDPEKDFQAYRLALGVGVVAGIYQIILGLFRVGVLMKLFPSAAIHGLLASIGIIIISKQFPVLMGLSPQGAPLELLASIPSFIINMNPRVGLIGLLGVAIVLSYGYINNPRLKVIPAPMLMLLIIVPLGTFLGIGVEGTYTFNSQTFELGQKFLVNVPGNLLNAVTLPDFSGITTETGIKYTLLFAIIGTLESMLSAKAIDQIDPWKRKTNLDRDLLATGMANTLSAFIGGLPMISEIVRSKANIDNGAKTRFANFYHGMFLLLCVALIPGLINQIPLAALAALLVITGYRLASPHEFITIYREGRDQFVIFVSTILGVLATDLLKGLAIGIAVKIIIHFIRGGSVFSLNAKIIPERDQSITIFLRGSIIFSSWIPLQRQLQRFLDDGKRVTLDITETKLVDRRVMSKIEDWKKIFKDKGLELNVKAMYTSIDE; the protein is encoded by the coding sequence ATGGGTATGCCATCAAATCCTACTGAAGTTCCCAAGGGTAACTTTAATGGATTTAAATCTCATTTTAAACACGATATCCTCTCAGGATTTTTAGTTTTTCTTATTGCTTTACCACTATGTTTGGGGATTTCTCTAGCATCGGGTTACCCCGCCGTTGCCGGTATATTTACTGCCATCATTGGCGGATTAGTTGCCACCTTCATTAGCAATTCAGAACTTACAATTAAGGGACCTGCTGCAGGATTGATTGTTATCGCATTAGGTTGTGTGCAGGAATTCGGCTTTACTGGTGGAGTGGACCCTGAAAAAGACTTTCAAGCCTATCGACTGGCATTGGGTGTCGGTGTTGTGGCTGGTATATATCAAATTATACTGGGTCTTTTTCGTGTAGGGGTGCTTATGAAGCTTTTTCCGTCAGCAGCGATTCACGGCTTGCTGGCTTCCATTGGAATCATTATTATCTCCAAACAATTTCCTGTCTTGATGGGTCTGAGCCCACAGGGCGCACCTCTGGAATTACTCGCTAGTATCCCTTCCTTTATTATCAACATGAACCCCAGAGTAGGACTCATAGGTCTTTTGGGGGTAGCTATTGTTTTAAGCTATGGATACATTAATAATCCCAGGTTGAAAGTTATTCCTGCCCCCATGCTGATGTTGTTGATAATTGTTCCGTTGGGAACGTTTTTGGGAATAGGTGTGGAGGGGACTTATACGTTCAATAGCCAAACCTTCGAATTGGGTCAAAAATTTTTAGTCAATGTACCCGGTAACTTGCTGAACGCTGTGACGCTGCCTGACTTTTCGGGAATAACCACGGAGACCGGTATTAAATACACCCTCCTTTTTGCGATCATTGGAACTTTGGAGAGCATGCTGAGTGCAAAGGCAATTGATCAGATTGACCCGTGGAAGCGAAAAACAAACCTGGACCGTGACTTGTTGGCAACCGGAATGGCCAACACATTATCCGCTTTCATTGGTGGACTGCCCATGATTTCTGAAATTGTCCGAAGTAAGGCCAATATTGATAACGGGGCTAAAACCCGGTTTGCCAATTTTTATCATGGGATGTTTTTGCTGCTCTGTGTCGCACTCATTCCGGGACTGATTAATCAAATCCCGCTCGCTGCTTTGGCAGCGTTATTGGTTATCACAGGATACCGCCTTGCCTCTCCCCATGAGTTTATAACTATATACCGTGAAGGAAGAGACCAGTTTGTTATTTTCGTATCGACCATTTTAGGTGTGCTTGCCACGGATTTGTTGAAGGGATTGGCAATTGGGATTGCTGTCAAGATCATCATCCACTTTATTCGTGGTGGATCCGTCTTTAGTTTGAACGCCAAAATCATTCCTGAAAGAGATCAATCAATCACCATCTTTTTACGGGGGTCCATCATTTTTAGTTCGTGGATTCCTCTGCAGAGGCAGCTTCAACGTTTTCTTGATGATGGGAAGCGGGTAACTCTGGATATCACAGAAACAAAACTTGTAGACCGCAGGGTTATGTCTAAAATTGAAGATTGGAAAAAGATTTTCAAAGATAAAGGCCTGGAGTTGAATGTGAAAGCTATGTACACATCAATTGATGAGTGA
- a CDS encoding CBS domain-containing protein: protein MDRIADFMSSPPLSVDVNSTAEVGAQLMCEKKITSLLIKEGADYVGIVTSTDLVQKLVAKGLNPKETKMSSVMSKPIISMGYHLPRSDANELMLRKKIKHLAVTKEGNVVGILTTKDMIAGGGGKSVY, encoded by the coding sequence ATGGATAGAATTGCAGACTTCATGAGCTCACCTCCATTGAGTGTTGATGTAAATTCGACGGCTGAGGTTGGGGCGCAATTAATGTGCGAGAAAAAAATAACCTCCCTTCTTATAAAAGAAGGAGCAGATTATGTGGGTATTGTGACTTCAACAGACCTTGTGCAAAAACTGGTTGCCAAAGGTTTGAACCCTAAAGAGACAAAAATGTCTTCTGTTATGTCTAAGCCTATTATAAGCATGGGATACCATTTGCCTAGAAGCGATGCCAATGAACTTATGCTAAGAAAAAAAATCAAACATCTTGCAGTGACAAAAGAGGGCAATGTTGTAGGTATCCTTACAACAAAGGATATGATAGCGGGTGGAGGGGGCAAGTCAGTCTATTAA